In the Lepisosteus oculatus isolate fLepOcu1 chromosome 6, fLepOcu1.hap2, whole genome shotgun sequence genome, one interval contains:
- the ttc19 gene encoding tetratricopeptide repeat protein 19, mitochondrial isoform X3, whose protein sequence is MFLSRVSRLFQVQAARARRWALDWTRTQGARFRVSVERRAPNRQDRFLSLAAPTQYRRSYTLCTTGIGAKTASDDSLTLQIWGILAFSLFTQSSDNVEDEEKKKEDDIILLLKRAKLSIMQGELEAANRILHQAIRLAHQAKNTQAITYTYSMMANLALVQGQFPEAEKLFKAAMSFLLASGAQEDDNAVIEMSLKLASIYASQNKPELAEHGFEFCAESLEAKIEKQKDLPEGTLPAHRGGEEQHTPSLGPVSGLIRTLPHYKAPAGSGPPEVPSRPADLPRGAGGGTPSDCCADE, encoded by the exons ATGTTTTTGAGTCGGGTTTCACGTCTGTTCCAGGTCCAGGCAGCTAGAGCTCGACGCTGGGCACTGGATTGGACACGAACCCAGGGTGCTCGGTTCCGGGTCTCTGTAGAGAGGCGCGCACCGAACCGACAAGACAGATTTCTGTCACTTGCAGCTCCAACGCAGTACAGAAGGTCATACACACTCTGTACTACTGGTATTGGTGCTAAAACTGCTAGTGACGACAGTCTGACTTTACAAATTTGGGGAATTTTAG CGTTCTCTCTTTTCACCCAATCCTCCGATAACGTTGAAgatgaagaaaagaagaaagaggacGACATTATTCTGCTTCTTAAGAGAGCAAAG ctgagcaTCATGCAGGGGGAGCTGGAGGCTGCAAACAGGATTCTGCACCAGGCCATCCGACTGGCACACCAGGCCAAGAACACCCAAGCCATCACATACACGTACAGCATG ATGGCGAACCTTGCTCTTGTTCAAGGCCAGTTTCCCGAA GCAGAGAAGCTGTTCAAGGCTGCTATGAGTTTTCTGCTGGCCAGCGGGGCACAAGAG GATGACAATGCAGTGATTGAGATGTCTTTGAAGCTGGCCAGCATATATGCTTCCCAGAACAA GCCCGAGCTGGCTGAGCATGGCTTTGAGTTCTGTGCTGAATCTCTGGAGGCAAAGATAGAGAAGCAGAAGGACCTCCCTGAGGGCACCCTACCTG CCcacagaggaggagaggagcaaCACACGCCTTCTCTTGGGCCTGTGTCTGGACTCATACGCACGCTACCTCACTACAAAGCACCAGCTGGATCAGGCCCACCAGAAGTACCTTCGCGCCCTGCAGATCTGCCGCGAGGAGCAGGGGGAGGCACACCCTCAG acTGTTGTGCTGATGAATGA
- the ttc19 gene encoding tetratricopeptide repeat protein 19, mitochondrial isoform X1, whose product MFLSRVSRLFQVQAARARRWALDWTRTQGARFRVSVERRAPNRQDRFLSLAAPTQYRRSYTLCTTGIGAKTASDDSLTLQIWGILAFSLFTQSSDNVEDEEKKKEDDIILLLKRAKLSIMQGELEAANRILHQAIRLAHQAKNTQAITYTYSMMANLALVQGQFPEAEKLFKAAMSFLLASGAQEDDNAVIEMSLKLASIYASQNKPELAEHGFEFCAESLEAKIEKQKDLPEGTLPEEERSNTRLLLGLCLDSYARYLTTKHQLDQAHQKYLRALQICREEQGEAHPQTVVLMNDLATVLDLQGRHQEAMEQMSQALELAKKAEHPDQHVLLCNMAGILLHQGQLVQARHVYREALLLAQATGDSEAMQQIRDGLEKLSNRERDEERETA is encoded by the exons ATGTTTTTGAGTCGGGTTTCACGTCTGTTCCAGGTCCAGGCAGCTAGAGCTCGACGCTGGGCACTGGATTGGACACGAACCCAGGGTGCTCGGTTCCGGGTCTCTGTAGAGAGGCGCGCACCGAACCGACAAGACAGATTTCTGTCACTTGCAGCTCCAACGCAGTACAGAAGGTCATACACACTCTGTACTACTGGTATTGGTGCTAAAACTGCTAGTGACGACAGTCTGACTTTACAAATTTGGGGAATTTTAG CGTTCTCTCTTTTCACCCAATCCTCCGATAACGTTGAAgatgaagaaaagaagaaagaggacGACATTATTCTGCTTCTTAAGAGAGCAAAG ctgagcaTCATGCAGGGGGAGCTGGAGGCTGCAAACAGGATTCTGCACCAGGCCATCCGACTGGCACACCAGGCCAAGAACACCCAAGCCATCACATACACGTACAGCATG ATGGCGAACCTTGCTCTTGTTCAAGGCCAGTTTCCCGAA GCAGAGAAGCTGTTCAAGGCTGCTATGAGTTTTCTGCTGGCCAGCGGGGCACAAGAG GATGACAATGCAGTGATTGAGATGTCTTTGAAGCTGGCCAGCATATATGCTTCCCAGAACAA GCCCGAGCTGGCTGAGCATGGCTTTGAGTTCTGTGCTGAATCTCTGGAGGCAAAGATAGAGAAGCAGAAGGACCTCCCTGAGGGCACCCTACCTG aggaggagaggagcaaCACACGCCTTCTCTTGGGCCTGTGTCTGGACTCATACGCACGCTACCTCACTACAAAGCACCAGCTGGATCAGGCCCACCAGAAGTACCTTCGCGCCCTGCAGATCTGCCGCGAGGAGCAGGGGGAGGCACACCCTCAG acTGTTGTGCTGATGAATGACTTGGCTACAGTGCTCGACCTGCAGGGGCGGCACCAGGAGGCCATGGAGCAGATGAGCCAGGCCTTGGAGCTGGCGAAGAAGGCCGAACATCCAGACCAGCACGTGCTGCTCTGCAACATGGCAGGCATCTTGCTGCACCAGG GTCAGCTGGTCCAGGCTAGGCATGTATACAGGGAGGCCCTGCTCTTGGCTCAGGCTACAGGAGACAGTGAAGCAATGCAGCAGATTAGAGATGGGCTAGAGAAACTCAGCAACAGAGAAAGAGATGAAGAACGGGAGACTGCCTGA
- the ttc19 gene encoding tetratricopeptide repeat protein 19, mitochondrial isoform X4: protein MQGELEAANRILHQAIRLAHQAKNTQAITYTYSMMANLALVQGQFPEAEKLFKAAMSFLLASGAQEDDNAVIEMSLKLASIYASQNKPELAEHGFEFCAESLEAKIEKQKDLPEGTLPEEERSNTRLLLGLCLDSYARYLTTKHQLDQAHQKYLRALQICREEQGEAHPQTVVLMNDLATVLDLQGRHQEAMEQMSQALELAKKAEHPDQHVLLCNMAGILLHQGQLVQARHVYREALLLAQATGDSEAMQQIRDGLEKLSNRERDEERETA, encoded by the exons ATGCAGGGGGAGCTGGAGGCTGCAAACAGGATTCTGCACCAGGCCATCCGACTGGCACACCAGGCCAAGAACACCCAAGCCATCACATACACGTACAGCATG ATGGCGAACCTTGCTCTTGTTCAAGGCCAGTTTCCCGAA GCAGAGAAGCTGTTCAAGGCTGCTATGAGTTTTCTGCTGGCCAGCGGGGCACAAGAG GATGACAATGCAGTGATTGAGATGTCTTTGAAGCTGGCCAGCATATATGCTTCCCAGAACAA GCCCGAGCTGGCTGAGCATGGCTTTGAGTTCTGTGCTGAATCTCTGGAGGCAAAGATAGAGAAGCAGAAGGACCTCCCTGAGGGCACCCTACCTG aggaggagaggagcaaCACACGCCTTCTCTTGGGCCTGTGTCTGGACTCATACGCACGCTACCTCACTACAAAGCACCAGCTGGATCAGGCCCACCAGAAGTACCTTCGCGCCCTGCAGATCTGCCGCGAGGAGCAGGGGGAGGCACACCCTCAG acTGTTGTGCTGATGAATGACTTGGCTACAGTGCTCGACCTGCAGGGGCGGCACCAGGAGGCCATGGAGCAGATGAGCCAGGCCTTGGAGCTGGCGAAGAAGGCCGAACATCCAGACCAGCACGTGCTGCTCTGCAACATGGCAGGCATCTTGCTGCACCAGG GTCAGCTGGTCCAGGCTAGGCATGTATACAGGGAGGCCCTGCTCTTGGCTCAGGCTACAGGAGACAGTGAAGCAATGCAGCAGATTAGAGATGGGCTAGAGAAACTCAGCAACAGAGAAAGAGATGAAGAACGGGAGACTGCCTGA
- the ttc19 gene encoding tetratricopeptide repeat protein 19, mitochondrial isoform X2 has product MFLSRVSRLFQVQAARARRWALDWTRTQGARFRVSVERRAPNRQDRFLSLAAPTQYRRSYTLCTTGIGAKTASDDSLTLQIWGILAFSLFTQSSDNVEDEEKKKEDDIILLLKRAKLSIMQGELEAANRILHQAIRLAHQAKNTQAITYTYSMAEKLFKAAMSFLLASGAQEDDNAVIEMSLKLASIYASQNKPELAEHGFEFCAESLEAKIEKQKDLPEGTLPEEERSNTRLLLGLCLDSYARYLTTKHQLDQAHQKYLRALQICREEQGEAHPQTVVLMNDLATVLDLQGRHQEAMEQMSQALELAKKAEHPDQHVLLCNMAGILLHQGQLVQARHVYREALLLAQATGDSEAMQQIRDGLEKLSNRERDEERETA; this is encoded by the exons ATGTTTTTGAGTCGGGTTTCACGTCTGTTCCAGGTCCAGGCAGCTAGAGCTCGACGCTGGGCACTGGATTGGACACGAACCCAGGGTGCTCGGTTCCGGGTCTCTGTAGAGAGGCGCGCACCGAACCGACAAGACAGATTTCTGTCACTTGCAGCTCCAACGCAGTACAGAAGGTCATACACACTCTGTACTACTGGTATTGGTGCTAAAACTGCTAGTGACGACAGTCTGACTTTACAAATTTGGGGAATTTTAG CGTTCTCTCTTTTCACCCAATCCTCCGATAACGTTGAAgatgaagaaaagaagaaagaggacGACATTATTCTGCTTCTTAAGAGAGCAAAG ctgagcaTCATGCAGGGGGAGCTGGAGGCTGCAAACAGGATTCTGCACCAGGCCATCCGACTGGCACACCAGGCCAAGAACACCCAAGCCATCACATACACGTACAGCATG GCAGAGAAGCTGTTCAAGGCTGCTATGAGTTTTCTGCTGGCCAGCGGGGCACAAGAG GATGACAATGCAGTGATTGAGATGTCTTTGAAGCTGGCCAGCATATATGCTTCCCAGAACAA GCCCGAGCTGGCTGAGCATGGCTTTGAGTTCTGTGCTGAATCTCTGGAGGCAAAGATAGAGAAGCAGAAGGACCTCCCTGAGGGCACCCTACCTG aggaggagaggagcaaCACACGCCTTCTCTTGGGCCTGTGTCTGGACTCATACGCACGCTACCTCACTACAAAGCACCAGCTGGATCAGGCCCACCAGAAGTACCTTCGCGCCCTGCAGATCTGCCGCGAGGAGCAGGGGGAGGCACACCCTCAG acTGTTGTGCTGATGAATGACTTGGCTACAGTGCTCGACCTGCAGGGGCGGCACCAGGAGGCCATGGAGCAGATGAGCCAGGCCTTGGAGCTGGCGAAGAAGGCCGAACATCCAGACCAGCACGTGCTGCTCTGCAACATGGCAGGCATCTTGCTGCACCAGG GTCAGCTGGTCCAGGCTAGGCATGTATACAGGGAGGCCCTGCTCTTGGCTCAGGCTACAGGAGACAGTGAAGCAATGCAGCAGATTAGAGATGGGCTAGAGAAACTCAGCAACAGAGAAAGAGATGAAGAACGGGAGACTGCCTGA